TAGTGAAAGTCGAGTTTGTTCCTTATCAAACCGCCGGGAGCTGTTGCAAAACCCGGCctagcagcaggcagggctgggggctggctccTCGCTCAGATGCCCCCGGAGATGCAGCCGAGCTGGAGAAACCTCTCGGGTTTGGGTTTCCCCACAGGAGCTCCCTGCCCCTTTTGGGGTCTGCGGTGCCCAGAGCAGGACCCGGTGGGACCAAGCTTGGAAGCGGGGCAGGCACcaagctccccccagccccagcacccagcccacctcctccttccccgcagccccccgggcaCGACGTGCGCTCTGCCTTTGCCCCAGCTCTGGGGTGCAGCCCGGGGAGCTCCTCCATCCTTACCAAGTGCCTGCCTCAGGGACAAGGCcgtggtgggagctgctggctgccccCAGGGGAAGCAGGATCCGGGCTCGCAGCAGGGCGCAGGGGGAGGGTTTTGTGCCTGCCCCCCACGAGGGAGCGCGCTCGAAGGAGCCCCACGCGTGCACAAACACAGCAATGCCcggcggggcaggagggggtTGTTTATTCCCTTGCTTTTTGATCTCATTGTGCAGTTCTCTGGCAAGCTCCGTGCTggctccctggggagctgcagggtgcTATCTGCgcttggacccccccccctttgaaCCCCGAGGGGCTGCTCAGCCACGGAGCCATCCTGAGCTgcttccccaggggctgctggctgccagcctggggTGGCAGTGACCCACTTAGCGCAGGCGTGGGAACAGCCCCGCTGCCTGCACAAAGCCCAGCCCCGCAGGCAGGGTTTTAATCCAAAGGGTGAGCAAGCAGCAGGGCTCACAGGGGACACAGCAGCAACGTCTCTGCAGCACGGTGCCCCACGACACCCTCTGCACATCGGGAAACCTCGAAATGGGGCTGTGCAAAGGCTGAGCCCCTGCCTCTGAAGGTGCTGTCCCAGAGGTGGCCCTGCAGTGTTCCCTTCCCTGGGGAGCGACTCCTCCAGGCTTTGCTCCCCCCTGCACCAGGAGCCCGTGGTGCCCTTCTGTAACTGTTTAACCAGCAGGCAAATGGGCTCCAGGTGCCTTCCAGGGCAGTGCATTCAGGGTATTCATTAACACACCTGGCCATTATTTGGTTTCCTAGGCTCGTGGGTtaaccctttccttttttttggtgAGGTTTGGTGGGATCTGCTGGGCCTCCTGCACTGGGAGAGCCTGGGGGGGGTTTGGTTAGAGCCACCTGGGAGCAGGTTTGAGGAGCGCCACAGGCTGCACCTGGCCATGGGTTGGGGATTTGCACAACTGGCACGGTGTGTGCGGGGCGAAATTCCTAAAGCTCCACGCTCCTGCGGTGTAGGGGTTTGGGAGCCTGGCCCTGAATCTCGCCCACGCCTGAAAACTTGAAATATCCCACCCTGGGGATCCTGAAAGCTCCTTTCTCTGGGCAGAGAGGGGGGAGCCTCCCGGTGTCTGCTGCAGTCACTGGGGGACCAAGGCCAGCACAGGAGCAGcgctgcagagctgcccaggCTGCGCTCTGACCTCTTCTGTCCCTTCCACCCCTGCAGATAAAGTACCACGAAGAGTTTGAGAGGAGCAGgatgggccccagccccagcgagGGTGCCGAGATGGAGCGCAGGAACTCCCAGGAAAGCACCAATTACCGCAGAcccgcagagcagcagcagcagccgtcTCATCACGTCCAGCCCAGCAACCCAGGTAGGGCGCAGGGCTCCGCCAagggctggcagctctgctccgCTTCCCTCCAGCCCTGTCGACCACTAGAGCCTTGCACGCCCTCGCTGGGGGGCTTTGTGTGCCCCCCAAAAGCCCAGCGCCCAGCCGCAGCTCTGGCTGACATCCCCAATCCTTCCTTCCCAGtctaccagcagcagcagcagcagcagctgtcgTCTCAATCCTACGGCTACAAGGAGCCcgcagcaccggcctccacgcAGCGCAACGCTCCTTCTGGAGGGGGGGTGAGTACACCCCAGGGCTCCACCGCGCCCTCCCCGCCACCGCTTTCCATCCTCTGAGGGTCAGGGCTTgctgctgggaagctgctccCCGTGCCCACAGGGGAGGAGCAGTTCGGAAGGTGCCCGTGGGTGCCGGGTTCTTGCTTTTTCCGTGGCTCTTTCTGCCACCAGCATCCCTCGCTGGTGCCCAGTGAGGACCTCCTGGCTCCGGCACAGCTCCCAGGGGGGGTGCTCGGTGGGAccctcctgcagccagccccgtgcccacccACCCTCCTCTTTCTCCCCACAGAAGCGTTTCCGCGCCGTCTACGACTACAACGCGGCCGACGAGGACGAGGTCTCCTTCCAGGACGGCGACACCATCATCAACGTGCAGCAGATCGACGACGGGTGGATGTACGGCACGGTGGAGCGCACGGGCGACACGGGCATGCTCCCCGCCAACTACGTGGAGGCCATCTGAGCCGCGGGAGGGGACGGGGTGTGCAGcccccccctgccagccccagtgtgtgtgtgtgtgtgtgtgtgtgtgtgcgtctccctccctcccttcctccctccctccctctccccccagcaccccttCTCCAGCGTGCCCTGCCGGAGCCGACATTTCGGTTTCTTTTGTGTTTCTGCAGCCGCCTCTGGTTCCTCTTGCCAATTTTAGCTTCGTTCTCGCTCTGTCGGGACTGAGGGACTGTCTGCAGGGGATGGTGGGGGCTCAGGAGACCAAACGGCCGTCGCTTTCCTTCTCCCTCAGTCTCCCCCCTTCTCTAGCCTTccggaggggctggggcacccGTGCCAGCCGGGGAACCCCCCTCCTGGGTGCTCGGGCAGTTCAGGGCTGGGGGAAGCAGCCGGGTCGCTGGGAGCTGGTGCAGAGGGGGGAGCAGACCCTCTGCTGGGACCAAATCCCCCCACCTCGCACCGGGATGGATGAACCAGAAGAACGTTTGCGGTTCAAGTCGGAcccttcctgtttttctctcGCTGCTGCGGGGCTTTTGGGACCCTCCTGAGCCCCCCACCCACCGGGCAGATGGTCTGGGGAGGCGGCAGGATCAGCCCCCATCCCTGTGCCTCTTCTGGGTTGAGCGTGGAAGCTCTTCCCCCTCTGCCACCGTGCTGGGGAGCATCCCAGTGCCTGTCCCCCCCAGCGGAGATTTGGCACCCTGAGCCCCCACACCGCCCCCCACCTCTCACTGGTCCCCAGTGGCAGTGGCTTTTGGGGCCACCGCTGACTTGGGATCGCATCACGGACCAAAATTTCAAAGCACATCCCCGTCCCCTTCTCCTTTGGGCTgcgggggtcccggggctgAGCAGGGACGGGTATAACTGGAAGCCTGCGCGCGGGGAGGGAGGAGTGAGGAGCTCCTGCCCCGAGGGACCAAAATGGCCAAATTCAGACATTCCTTGGCTCCTTCTGGGGCCACGTCCATGGGGACGGCCTCACGGAGTGGGAGAGGACCCCGTGCCTCCTGCTTGCAGTCCCCTTTCTCAAAGCACACCGGGTTGCAGGGTTGGGGTGACCGGAGACGGGGTTTGGGGTGCAGTGGGGCCAGAGCCCCCCAGCAGGAGAGGCGAGCATCTTGCTCCTGGCTCGTTTCCCAGCCGGCTGCGACGGGAGAAGAGTGGCCGGGGTTCCTGGCACTGCCATCCATCCCTTTGGGGACCCCAGAGGCAGCCGGGGTGGGTTCAACGGGATGGGAATCCCGGTCGGTGCTAAAATGAGCGAGCCCGAGGGTCGGGGAGAGGGGGCGGAGGAGCCCGCGtccctccctgctcaccctgTTCTTAATCACGTCCTTgtctgggagctgggggggggaagtgTCAATGTGAATAAACCGTTTTTTAATGGACCAAATAATAACACAGGCGATGACGTTTTGGTATACGGACCTTTTTTTAATGCTACCTGGAAACCATTGTCCTAAgtctccctgcccctgccctgcccctttCTCCCCCAGCCATGGGAAACAAACCTCTTACTGCTtgatttctgcctt
This portion of the Anas platyrhynchos isolate ZD024472 breed Pekin duck chromosome 28, IASCAAS_PekinDuck_T2T, whole genome shotgun sequence genome encodes:
- the LASP1 gene encoding LIM and SH3 domain protein 1, which translates into the protein MNPNCARCGKIVYPTEKVNCLDKFWHKACFHCEICKMTLNMKNYKGYEKKPYCNAHYPKQSFTMVADTPENLRLKQQSELQSQIRYKEEFEKNKGKGFSVVADTPELQRIKKTQDQISNIKYHEEFERSRMGPSPSEGAEMERRNSQESTNYRRPAEQQQQPSHHVQPSNPVYQQQQQQQLSSQSYGYKEPAAPASTQRNAPSGGGKRFRAVYDYNAADEDEVSFQDGDTIINVQQIDDGWMYGTVERTGDTGMLPANYVEAI